Proteins encoded in a region of the Mycobacterium branderi genome:
- a CDS encoding Rv1157c family protein — protein MGRNTVVRTWNLVSGIAVAAVAFGLCPNAAADPAAPQPLPAQQMPGLPALTQLSPIIQQAAADPQQAQQLLMAAASAFSHSPTAPEASKNVASSVNQFVQDPTAHVPPVGVEPGAQAHLPTGIDPAHAAGPAPEAAPAPTPAVTPVAAPVPAPAPPAPSAAPTYNPDTPPTQDFMYPSIGTGCAADGGNVIATALSVAGPAKIPAPGPQPGQTAYVFTAVGTPGPADVQKLPLNVTWVNLTTGKSGSATLKPQPDINPDGPTTLTAIADTGSGSIMSTIFGQVTTKDKQCQFMPTIGSTVVP, from the coding sequence ATCGGGAGAAACACCGTGGTACGCACTTGGAATCTGGTCAGTGGCATCGCTGTCGCAGCCGTCGCGTTCGGACTTTGCCCGAACGCTGCAGCAGACCCCGCAGCACCCCAGCCGTTGCCCGCCCAGCAGATGCCTGGGCTGCCGGCACTGACCCAGTTGAGCCCGATCATCCAGCAGGCCGCCGCCGACCCGCAGCAGGCCCAGCAGCTGTTGATGGCCGCCGCGTCGGCGTTCAGCCACAGTCCGACGGCGCCCGAAGCGTCGAAAAACGTTGCCTCGTCGGTGAATCAGTTCGTGCAGGACCCGACGGCGCACGTCCCGCCGGTCGGGGTGGAACCGGGCGCTCAAGCACACCTGCCGACGGGTATCGACCCCGCGCATGCCGCCGGCCCCGCACCCGAGGCGGCGCCGGCCCCGACGCCGGCTGTCACGCCGGTCGCCGCACCTGTGCCGGCTCCGGCTCCGCCCGCTCCGTCGGCTGCCCCCACCTACAACCCGGACACGCCGCCCACGCAGGACTTCATGTACCCCTCGATCGGGACGGGCTGCGCGGCCGACGGCGGTAACGTCATCGCGACCGCCCTTTCGGTCGCCGGGCCGGCCAAGATTCCGGCCCCCGGGCCTCAGCCCGGCCAGACCGCCTACGTGTTCACGGCCGTCGGCACCCCCGGGCCGGCCGACGTGCAGAAGCTGCCGTTGAACGTCACGTGGGTGAACCTGACCACCGGGAAGTCGGGCAGCGCCACGCTCAAGCCGCAGCCGGACATCAACCCCGACGGGCCGACGACGTTGACCGCCATCGCCGACACCGGTTCGGGCAGCATCATGTCGACGATCTTCGGTCAGGTCACCACCAAGGACAAGCAGTGCCAGTTCATGCCCACCATCGGTTCGACGGTGGTGCCCTAA
- a CDS encoding PPOX class F420-dependent oxidoreductase: MGRQVFDDKLLAMIAGNSIGVLATIKRDGRPQLSNVQYYFDARRNVVQVSITEPRAKTRNLRRDPRASLLVSSDDGWSYAVAEGTAELTPQAAAPDDDTVEGLITLYRNIAGEHPDWDEYRQAMVTDRRVLLTMPIDHVYGMPPGMR; this comes from the coding sequence ATGGGACGCCAAGTGTTCGACGACAAGTTGCTGGCCATGATCGCCGGGAACTCGATCGGGGTGCTGGCCACCATCAAGCGCGACGGGCGTCCCCAGCTGTCCAACGTGCAGTACTACTTTGACGCGCGGCGCAACGTTGTGCAGGTCTCGATCACCGAGCCGCGGGCCAAGACCCGCAACCTGCGCCGCGACCCACGAGCCTCGCTGCTGGTCAGTTCCGACGACGGGTGGTCGTATGCGGTCGCCGAGGGCACCGCGGAGCTGACACCGCAGGCGGCCGCACCCGACGACGACACCGTCGAGGGGCTGATCACCTTGTACCGCAACATCGCCGGCGAACACCCGGACTGGGACGAGTACCGCCAGGCGATGGTCACCGATCGTCGGGTGCTGCTGACGATGCCCATCGACCACGTCTACGGCATGCCGCCGGGCATGCGCTGA
- the phaZ gene encoding poly(3-hydroxyalkanoate) depolymerase: protein MGASSVHRRRLRAVPLSQFGEDHYVAAGGQRIRVNLRQGTGVPLVLCNGIGASLEVFDPLIEQLDPSSTVVRFDVPGAGGSPSSVAPYGFPYLAWVLGRVLSALDIGVVDVLGLSWGGALAQQFAFQNPKRCRRLVLVATGTGVLMVPARLRVLTKMLTPRRFSDPDYAASIAGELYGGTVRAHGADVARLYAQQLHAGSKIGYLHQLLAGSVWTSLFALPAIRQDTLIVAGTDDPIIPVINARIMHALLPHSRLHLHSGGHIDLVHNASELAPVIDAFLRPRCERP from the coding sequence ATGGGTGCATCGAGCGTGCATCGTCGCCGTCTTCGTGCGGTGCCGTTGAGCCAGTTCGGCGAAGACCACTACGTCGCGGCTGGCGGCCAACGCATCCGAGTGAACCTGCGACAGGGAACCGGCGTTCCACTGGTGCTGTGCAACGGCATCGGCGCGAGCCTCGAAGTATTCGACCCTCTAATCGAGCAGCTCGATCCCAGCTCGACTGTTGTGCGATTCGACGTTCCCGGCGCCGGTGGATCGCCGTCATCCGTTGCGCCCTACGGATTTCCCTATCTGGCGTGGGTGCTGGGCCGGGTGCTGTCCGCGCTGGACATCGGTGTGGTCGACGTGCTGGGGCTGTCCTGGGGTGGAGCGCTGGCGCAACAGTTCGCCTTCCAAAACCCGAAGCGATGCCGGCGTCTGGTTCTTGTGGCGACGGGCACCGGGGTGCTGATGGTGCCCGCCCGCCTGCGGGTCCTGACGAAAATGCTTACCCCACGCCGGTTCTCCGATCCGGACTACGCCGCATCGATCGCCGGCGAGCTCTACGGCGGGACCGTCCGCGCGCACGGCGCGGATGTGGCGCGGCTATATGCGCAGCAGTTGCACGCTGGATCCAAGATCGGCTATCTACACCAACTGCTCGCCGGTTCAGTGTGGACGAGCCTGTTCGCCTTGCCCGCCATCCGGCAGGACACCTTGATCGTTGCGGGCACCGACGATCCGATCATCCCGGTCATCAACGCGCGCATCATGCACGCACTGCTGCCGCACTCCCGGTTGCACTTGCATTCGGGCGGCCACATCGACCTCGTGCACAACGCGAGTGAATTAGCACCCGTCATCGACGCGTTCCTGCGCCCACGTTGCGAACGACCATGA
- a CDS encoding WXG100 family type VII secretion target, whose translation MTQEPLAVDTERLTAAAKQLLGAANEIPTPPTPQGVTGSDPLSQAIAAQASKVEAPVSEGLPGVQKEAARTAENVGKAAKAYEDTDKRLADDIKKRTFPKADDTVRATGFGTKPERPTLPDERHRRCHADKQLPGSKM comes from the coding sequence GTGACACAGGAGCCGCTGGCAGTCGACACCGAGAGGTTGACCGCTGCGGCTAAACAGTTGCTGGGTGCGGCGAATGAAATACCGACACCCCCAACGCCGCAGGGCGTTACCGGTAGCGATCCGCTCTCGCAGGCCATCGCAGCGCAGGCAAGCAAGGTCGAGGCTCCAGTATCCGAGGGCTTGCCGGGCGTCCAAAAGGAAGCGGCTCGAACCGCCGAGAATGTGGGGAAAGCAGCCAAAGCATACGAGGATACCGATAAACGGCTTGCCGACGACATCAAAAAGCGCACGTTCCCGAAGGCGGACGACACCGTCCGGGCGACTGGCTTCGGGACGAAGCCGGAACGGCCGACTTTGCCCGATGAGCGCCACCGGCGATGTCACGCAGACAAGCAGCTGCCGGGCTCAAAGATGTAA
- a CDS encoding 4a-hydroxytetrahydrobiopterin dehydratase, with the protein MAVLTDEQVDAALPELNGWKREDGALRRSIKFPSFMAGIDAVRRVAEHAEAKDHHPDIDIRWRTVTFALVTHSAGGITQNDIDMARDINGIIG; encoded by the coding sequence ATGGCTGTGTTAACGGATGAGCAAGTAGACGCCGCACTGCCCGAACTCAATGGTTGGAAGCGCGAGGACGGCGCGCTGCGCCGGTCGATCAAGTTCCCGTCGTTTATGGCCGGTATCGACGCCGTGCGCCGGGTCGCCGAGCACGCCGAAGCCAAGGATCATCACCCTGATATCGATATCCGTTGGCGGACAGTGACTTTCGCGTTAGTAACGCATTCGGCTGGTGGCATCACGCAAAACGACATCGACATGGCGCGCGATATCAACGGGATCATCGGCTAG
- a CDS encoding TetR/AcrR family transcriptional regulator has protein sequence MANSLASPQSSSRQSIPSTAQARARSAGVQRRGVERVQAILDAAEALLDEQGYEAATLKAIGERAGIPTASVYHYFADRHQVDAEVLRRHLREVDERVAASMSSPTVRTLRDAIDAAVDPLLAYFREHPSLVQLWFKGRSSTLSELDEAFDLSQAEQLWRLLIERNLIRADTPQFVVQLAYEAGDRLFDVAFWRSPKGDDATIDEARRLVTAYLETYAPQAQHPGD, from the coding sequence ATGGCCAACAGCCTCGCATCCCCTCAGAGCTCCAGCCGCCAGTCGATCCCGTCGACAGCCCAAGCACGTGCACGCTCGGCTGGGGTGCAGCGTCGCGGAGTCGAGCGTGTGCAGGCCATCCTCGACGCCGCCGAGGCGTTGCTCGACGAGCAGGGCTACGAGGCTGCCACCCTCAAGGCGATCGGTGAGCGGGCGGGCATTCCGACAGCGTCCGTCTACCACTACTTCGCCGACCGGCATCAGGTCGACGCCGAAGTCCTGCGACGCCACCTGCGAGAGGTCGACGAGCGCGTCGCCGCTTCTATGAGCAGTCCCACGGTGCGCACCTTGCGCGACGCAATCGATGCGGCCGTCGACCCGCTGCTCGCCTACTTCCGGGAGCACCCCAGCCTCGTCCAGCTGTGGTTCAAAGGCCGTAGCTCGACACTGAGCGAACTGGACGAGGCATTCGACCTATCGCAGGCAGAGCAGCTCTGGCGTTTGCTCATCGAGCGCAACCTCATCCGCGCCGACACCCCCCAATTCGTCGTACAGCTCGCCTATGAGGCCGGCGACCGACTCTTTGACGTCGCATTCTGGCGCTCTCCCAAAGGCGACGACGCCACAATCGACGAAGCGCGACGCCTCGTCACCGCCTATCTGGAGACATACGCACCGCAGGCTCAACACCCAGGCGACTAA
- a CDS encoding HhH-GPD-type base excision DNA repair protein: protein MNLCLALEPEADKLLSQNPFALLVGMLLDQQVPMETAFAGPKKIADRMGGFDAADIADYDPDKFAALCSEKPAVHRFPGSMAKRIQALAQIIVDRYSGDAAALWTAGDPDGAELLRRLKGLPGFGEQKARIFLALLGKQYGVTPPGWREAAGDYGKAGSHMSVADIVDAGSLEQVRSYKKQMKGKAAK, encoded by the coding sequence GTGAATCTCTGCCTGGCGCTGGAGCCAGAAGCAGACAAGCTGCTGTCTCAGAATCCGTTCGCACTATTGGTCGGCATGCTGCTCGACCAGCAGGTGCCGATGGAAACCGCGTTCGCGGGCCCGAAGAAGATTGCCGACCGGATGGGCGGGTTCGACGCCGCCGATATTGCCGACTACGACCCGGACAAGTTCGCCGCATTGTGTTCGGAAAAGCCTGCGGTGCACCGCTTTCCGGGATCGATGGCCAAACGCATCCAGGCCCTGGCGCAGATCATCGTCGACCGCTACAGCGGTGACGCGGCCGCGCTGTGGACCGCCGGCGACCCCGATGGAGCGGAGCTGCTGCGACGGCTCAAGGGCTTACCAGGATTCGGCGAGCAGAAGGCGCGCATCTTCCTAGCGCTGCTCGGCAAGCAGTACGGCGTGACACCGCCCGGCTGGCGGGAAGCGGCCGGCGACTACGGCAAGGCGGGCAGCCACATGTCGGTCGCCGACATCGTCGACGCCGGTTCGCTGGAGCAGGTTCGGTCCTACAAGAAGCAGATGAAGGGAAAGGCGGCGAAGTGA
- a CDS encoding DUF5302 domain-containing protein → MAEDDTKRKFREALDRKNAKSAGGSAHKDGGAKQSRAHGPVESRREFRRKSG, encoded by the coding sequence ATGGCCGAGGACGACACCAAACGCAAGTTCCGCGAAGCCCTGGACCGCAAGAACGCAAAGTCGGCCGGCGGGTCGGCGCACAAGGACGGCGGCGCCAAGCAGTCACGGGCCCACGGTCCGGTGGAGAGCCGACGGGAATTCCGTCGCAAGAGCGGTTAG
- a CDS encoding PHA/PHB synthase family protein, with translation MTATKPDELAAPLDLLLTSATRPFARRMMPNAVWARFGANLAKQPGAVAGRAGTLVRELGSIAVGRSHRAPDRADKRFSDPAWQGNPLLHRIMQAYLAAAETGDGLLDDAGLDWRDAEKMRFVVDNLVEGLAPTNNPLISPLGWKALIDTGGLSAVRGARAFVRDMLSKPRVPAMVEPDAFAVGETVAITKGAVVAQTSMFELIQYAPQTPTVRSIPLLIVPPVINKFYVLDIAPGRSLIEYFVQQGQQVFVISWRNPQARHRDWGFDAYGSAIIEALDAVQKIAGADSAHLLATCSGGILAAMTASHLAQIGEADRIAGLTLAVTVLDQTRAGFASAVMSERAAQAAIRTSAKKGYLDGRAMAEMFAWLRPTDLVWRYWVNNYVQGRPPAPFDVLFWNADTTRMTAALHRDMVLMGVHNSLVTPGAVSMLGSPVDLSKVTADAYVIGGIADHISPWQATYRSARLLGSKDNQYVLSTSGHIAALVNPPGNPKASYRTGAVDAEDPQEWLDTAQKFNDSWWPHYLAWLAERSGPEVDAPKTLGGEGFPPLGPAPGTYVMEK, from the coding sequence ATGACCGCGACCAAACCCGACGAACTGGCCGCGCCGTTAGATCTGCTGCTGACCAGCGCCACCCGGCCGTTCGCCCGCCGCATGATGCCCAACGCGGTGTGGGCCCGGTTCGGTGCGAACCTGGCCAAACAGCCCGGCGCGGTGGCCGGTCGGGCCGGGACACTCGTCCGCGAGCTCGGGAGCATCGCGGTGGGCCGATCCCACCGTGCGCCCGATCGGGCCGACAAGCGTTTCAGTGATCCTGCCTGGCAAGGAAATCCGCTGCTGCACCGGATCATGCAGGCCTACTTGGCGGCTGCCGAGACCGGCGATGGGTTGTTGGACGACGCCGGGCTGGATTGGCGCGACGCGGAGAAGATGCGCTTCGTCGTCGACAATCTGGTGGAGGGACTGGCGCCCACCAACAACCCGCTGATCAGCCCGCTGGGCTGGAAGGCGCTGATCGACACCGGCGGGCTGAGCGCCGTGCGCGGCGCGAGAGCCTTTGTCCGCGACATGCTTTCGAAACCCCGAGTGCCGGCGATGGTCGAGCCCGACGCGTTCGCGGTGGGTGAGACGGTGGCGATCACCAAAGGCGCGGTGGTGGCACAAACGTCGATGTTCGAACTGATCCAGTACGCGCCGCAAACGCCGACTGTGCGGAGTATTCCGCTGCTGATCGTGCCGCCGGTGATCAACAAGTTCTACGTCCTCGACATCGCGCCCGGGCGGAGCCTGATCGAGTACTTTGTGCAGCAAGGCCAACAGGTGTTCGTGATCTCGTGGCGCAATCCGCAAGCCCGGCACCGTGATTGGGGCTTCGATGCCTACGGCTCGGCGATCATCGAGGCACTGGACGCGGTGCAGAAGATCGCCGGGGCCGACAGCGCACATCTGCTGGCCACCTGCTCGGGCGGGATTCTGGCGGCGATGACCGCCTCGCATCTTGCCCAGATCGGCGAAGCAGACCGGATCGCTGGGCTGACCCTGGCGGTCACCGTGCTCGATCAGACCCGGGCGGGGTTCGCCTCCGCGGTAATGAGTGAGCGGGCCGCGCAGGCGGCGATCCGCACGTCGGCCAAGAAGGGTTATCTCGACGGGCGTGCGATGGCGGAGATGTTCGCCTGGCTGCGGCCGACCGATTTGGTATGGCGCTACTGGGTCAACAACTACGTGCAGGGCAGGCCGCCCGCCCCGTTCGACGTGTTGTTCTGGAACGCCGACACCACCCGGATGACCGCAGCACTGCACCGCGACATGGTGCTGATGGGCGTGCACAATTCGCTGGTCACACCTGGCGCGGTGAGCATGTTGGGCAGCCCGGTGGACCTCTCGAAGGTCACCGCGGACGCTTACGTCATCGGTGGCATCGCGGACCACATTTCGCCGTGGCAGGCCACCTACCGCAGCGCGCGTCTGCTCGGCAGCAAGGACAACCAGTACGTCCTGTCCACCAGCGGTCACATCGCCGCGCTGGTCAACCCGCCCGGCAACCCGAAAGCGTCGTATCGGACTGGCGCAGTGGACGCCGAAGACCCCCAAGAGTGGCTGGACACCGCGCAGAAGTTCAACGACTCGTGGTGGCCGCACTACCTGGCCTGGCTTGCCGAGCGCAGCGGTCCCGAGGTCGATGCTCCGAAAACGCTTGGCGGGGAGGGCTTCCCGCCCCTGGGTCCCGCACCGGGCACATACGTGATGGAAAAGTAA
- a CDS encoding mannosyltransferase translates to MTRRGERSRRHRSLATVGQVDTTSAAPAAPTTRRRAIAPNAAGPLLLALSVAARLAWTYLTPNGANFVDLHVYIGGAAAIDHPGTLYNYVYADQTPDFPLPFTYPPFAAVVFYPLHLLPFGLVALCWQVGTMAALYGVVRVSQRLLGVAAGEGHRVAMLWTAVAIWIEPLRSTFDYGQVNVLLVLAGLYAVYTTRWWLSGLLVGTAAGVKLTPAITGLYFVGVRRWGAAVFSAVVFLGTVAVSALVVGDQVRYYFIDLLRDTKRVGPIGTSFNQSWRGGISRIVGHDAGYGPLVLAGIAVTALLAVLAWRALNNDRLGQLLVVELFGLLLSPISWTHHWVWLVPLMIWLIHGPLCALRGARVLGWGWLVLTLIGVPWLLSFAQPTIWQSDRPWYLAWAGLVYIVATLATLAWIATTGRRTSR, encoded by the coding sequence GTGACCCGCCGCGGCGAGCGGAGCCGTCGCCACCGAAGCCTCGCTACAGTCGGGCAGGTAGACACGACCTCCGCCGCCCCGGCGGCACCGACCACCCGTCGGCGGGCGATTGCGCCGAACGCCGCCGGGCCGCTGCTGCTGGCGCTGTCGGTCGCCGCCCGGCTGGCTTGGACGTACTTGACTCCCAACGGCGCCAACTTCGTCGACCTGCACGTCTACATCGGCGGCGCCGCCGCCATCGACCATCCCGGCACGCTGTACAACTACGTCTACGCCGACCAGACGCCGGATTTCCCGCTGCCGTTCACGTATCCACCGTTCGCGGCGGTGGTGTTCTACCCGCTGCACCTGCTGCCGTTCGGCTTGGTCGCGTTGTGCTGGCAGGTCGGGACGATGGCCGCGCTGTATGGCGTCGTGCGTGTCAGCCAGCGACTGCTGGGCGTGGCGGCCGGCGAAGGCCATCGGGTCGCGATGCTCTGGACGGCCGTGGCGATCTGGATCGAGCCGCTGCGCAGCACCTTCGACTACGGGCAGGTCAACGTGCTGTTGGTGTTGGCCGGGCTGTACGCGGTCTACACCACCCGATGGTGGTTGTCCGGGTTGCTGGTCGGCACTGCCGCCGGGGTGAAGCTGACGCCGGCGATCACCGGCCTGTATTTCGTCGGCGTCCGGCGGTGGGGCGCCGCGGTGTTCTCGGCCGTCGTCTTCCTCGGCACGGTCGCGGTGTCGGCGCTGGTCGTCGGCGACCAGGTTCGCTATTACTTCATCGACCTATTGCGGGACACCAAACGCGTCGGGCCGATCGGAACGTCGTTCAACCAGTCCTGGCGCGGGGGGATCTCCCGGATCGTCGGCCACGACGCCGGCTACGGCCCGCTGGTGCTGGCCGGGATCGCCGTCACCGCGTTGCTGGCTGTCCTTGCCTGGCGCGCGCTGAACAACGACCGGCTCGGTCAGCTGCTGGTGGTCGAGTTGTTCGGCCTGTTGCTCTCGCCGATTTCCTGGACCCATCACTGGGTGTGGTTGGTGCCCTTGATGATCTGGCTGATCCATGGCCCGCTGTGCGCGCTTCGCGGTGCCCGCGTCCTCGGGTGGGGCTGGCTGGTGCTCACCCTTATCGGTGTCCCGTGGTTGCTCAGCTTCGCGCAGCCGACCATCTGGCAGAGCGACCGGCCGTGGTATCTGGCCTGGGCCGGGCTGGTGTACATCGTCGCGACGCTGGCGACCCTGGCCTGGATCGCAACAACCGGACGCCGGACTAGCCGATGA
- a CDS encoding (deoxy)nucleoside triphosphate pyrophosphohydrolase, with product MPNQIVVAGAVISDAAVLVAQRHRPAELAGRWELPGGKVMAGETESDALARELAEELGVDVAVGERLGGDVALNATTVLRAYRVSLLRGEPHPHDHRALRWVTLADLHDVDWVPADREWLPALVRALRPR from the coding sequence ATGCCGAACCAGATCGTCGTGGCCGGTGCCGTCATCTCGGATGCGGCGGTGCTGGTGGCACAACGGCATCGGCCTGCGGAACTGGCCGGGCGCTGGGAACTGCCCGGCGGCAAAGTGATGGCGGGGGAGACCGAATCCGACGCGCTGGCCCGCGAACTGGCCGAGGAACTCGGCGTCGACGTCGCGGTCGGCGAACGGCTGGGCGGCGACGTAGCGCTGAATGCGACGACGGTCCTGCGGGCCTACCGGGTGAGTCTTTTGCGCGGCGAACCCCATCCGCACGACCATCGCGCGCTGCGCTGGGTCACTCTGGCCGACCTGCACGACGTCGATTGGGTGCCCGCCGACCGGGAATGGTTGCCGGCGCTGGTTCGTGCACTTCGGCCGCGGTGA